One stretch of Daphnia pulicaria isolate SC F1-1A chromosome 6, SC_F0-13Bv2, whole genome shotgun sequence DNA includes these proteins:
- the LOC124342112 gene encoding uncharacterized protein LOC124342112, protein MANNPRTRTGPKIRLSFKALGWDETLPDGILLKWNSWSKELPSLEKISIPRCFRTADFPLKDSQFELHLFSDASSDAFGAVAYLRTIAKGKIHLSFVLAKGRLAPLKLLSIPRLELQGAVTAVRLAKTIKGELRLPIAEYYFWTNSEIVLRWIHSSHCNYSSFVSHRVGEILRHSEPEQWRFISGSKNPADDCTRGMSPSKLESFSQWLGGPAFLTEPLSLESGQAELLPLGTNDTEWCPKRTVGHVNVEPIPSQQSAPINKIIRHHETLNDLKRSVAQLHRPAEDKTPLRADELDQALTLCLSAACREAYPQEYAAISAGKYVKNTSPLRKLNPFIDKNGLLRAEGRLKHAEISPEARNPVILGLNHHLTTLIIADAHQKVHHSGVEWTLSELRWKYWVPRGRRQIRKMLYKCRECRLSRSRPKPPIMASLPKERLQAFLPAFKNVGLDFFGPLYVVIGRKTDKRYGLIITCLATRAVHLEVVWSLTSDAFINALRRFISVRGKPASIFSDNGTNLVAGEKELREGIDKLNSEKVTTHAAELNIKWNFSPPSGPHFGGVWERMVQSSKRALRAVLQDQSVTDEILQTVFSEVMSLLNGRPLTNVHMDPREPEALTPNHFILGRHEPHIPPNITDDSHKLTRRRWMQTQIIVDQYWARWMREYVPNLIERQKWFRPTKRLEVGDEVIIIDENNRRGEWPVGIV, encoded by the coding sequence ATGGCGAACAACCCAAGAACGCGTACCGGCCCAAAAATCAGGCTCTCGTTTAAAGCATTAGGTTGGGACGAAACGTTGCCAGATGGAATCCTGCTGAAATGGAACTCTTGGTCCAAAGAGCTACCATCGTTAGAAAAAATTTCCATCCCACGATGTTTCAGAACGGCAGATTTCCCCCTTAAAGATAGCCAGTTCGAATTGCACCTTTTCTCAGACGCGTCGTCCGACGCATTTGGCGCAGTAGCGTACCTTCGAACCATCGCCAAAGGAAAGATTCATCTGAGCTTTGTTCTTGCTAAAGGCCGATTGGCTCCTTTAAAGTTACTCTCTATCCCCCGCCTCGAGCTCCAAGGCGCAGTCACCGCTGTTCGACTAGCAAAAACGATAAAGGGCGAATTAAGATTGCCCATTGCAGAATACTATTTCTGGACGAACTCAGAAATAGTCCTTCGCTGGATCCATTCTTCCCACTGCAACTATTCCAGCTTTGTTTCACATCGCGTCGGCGAAATTCTCCGGCATTCAGAACCAGAACAATGGAGATTCATATCcggatcaaaaaatcccgCCGACGACTGCACGAGAGGAATGTCCCCCTCCAAGCTAGAATCTTTTTCTCAATGGTTAGGTGGACCAGCATTTCTGACGGAACCTTTGTCTCTCGAATCAGGACAGGCCGAGCTACTACCACTCGGAACTAACGACACCGAGTGGTGCCCAAAAAGAACAGTCGGCCACGTAAATGTAGAACCAATCCCGTCCCAGCAATCAGCGCCtattaacaaaataattcgCCACCACGAAACTCTCAACGACTTGAAACGCAGCGTAGCCCAGCTACATCGCCCCGCCGAAGACAAAACGCCACTCCGTGCCGATGAGTTAGACCAAGCGCTTACTTTATGTCTGTCAGCAGCATGTCGCGAAGCATACCCTCAAGAATATGCCGCCATATCCGCCGGAAAGTACGTAAAAAATACCTCTCCTTTACGAAAATTGAATCCGTTTATCGACAAGAATGGGCTCCTCCGAGCCGAAGGCCGCCTCAAACACGCTGAAATCTCCCCCGAGGCTCGCAATCCCGTAATTCTAGGACTTAATCACCACCTAACCACCCTCATTATAGCCGACGCCCATCAGAAGGTACACCATTCAGGTGTAGAATGGACTTTAAGTGAGCTACGATGGAAATACTGGGTGCCCCGTGGTCGACGCCAAATCCGAAAAATGCTGTACAAATGCCGCGAATGTCGCCTGTCTCGCTCCCGTCCAAAACCGCCCATTATGGCAAGCCTGCCAAAAGAACGTCTTCAAGCATTCTTACCAGCATTTAAAAATGTAGGACTAGATTTCTTCGGCCCACTTTATGTTGTCATCGGGAGAAAAACGGACAAAAGATATGGTCTAATAATCACTTGTCTTGCAACACGAGCTGTTCATCTAGAGGTAGTCTGGTCACTAACAAGCGACGCTTTCATCAACGCCCTTCGCCGTTTCATAAGCGTCCGTGGAAAACCCGCCTCCATATTCAGCGACAACGGGACCAACTTAGTAGcaggagaaaaagaattaagaGAAGGAATCGACAAACTCAATTCAGAAAAGGTCACTACGCACGCGGCCGAGCTAAACATCAAATGGAATTTTTCGCCACCGTCAGGACCGCATTTTGGTGGAGTTTGGGAGAGGATGGTGCAATCCAGTAAGCGAGCACTCCGCGCAGTCCTCCAAGATCAGTCAGTCACCGATGAAATACTTCAAACTGTGTTCAGCGAAGTCATGTCCTTGTTGAACGGCCGTCCACTCACCAACGTCCATATGGACCCCCGCGAACCAGAAGCTCTCACGCCCAACCACTTTATTCTCGGTCGTCACGAGCCCCACATTCCACCAAACATCACAGACGACTCGCACAAACTTACTCGCCGCCGCTGGATGCAAACGCAAATCATCGTAGACCAGTATTGGGCCAGATGGATGCGCGAGTACGTTCCAAATTTAATCGAGCGCCAAAAATGGTTCCGTCCGACAAAGCGCCTCGAAGTCGGAGACGAAGTCATCATAATCGATGAAAACAATCGCCGCGGAGAATGGCCAGTTGGAATAGTGTAA
- the LOC124342113 gene encoding uncharacterized protein LOC124342113, whose translation MRATIEETTLPDLYKVLALRENLTEDTQKRMANLFNGSYTYAQAWSELKDKYGVPALIIQAHIQHLQMVQSFRNGDFKSLADLASLVRDAVSSVAGDPSMNEFTHSTVVNQLATKLPFNLQQDWGRYAYNLRPKVSSLADFDRWIDAIVGAEELRGAKLNNYVTPKQNPPPRPALPFPPTILKNSVAFKIPNSVESPSERPNRADNQWPACPACSDNPGHRLEACGIFRKMLPSQRAALCGENNHCFKCLLPGHYGRSCRNTDVACNACPGKHHSLIHGAERVFPGKPQPKGKATLQILLVHAPKTSPKPVLLAITTIVVYSDKETILTFGVLDPGSEATLIKSSLAQRLRLKGANQKIRFGSFHNAVLLDSADKARTFQVTDAFTVPDIQLSPRNINWHTEKFEWPHLSDLNLPPIDSSKVELLIGIDIVDAHEILDSRISSHNEPRPNLTVFGWAVVGKIPPSLIRGPSAKRSVNVNGISPTLQLIDLVQKFYSTETFGVDIQATKPSSPEDALAISILKSSILNIRCGWQVDLLFKSPNPNMPNNRAHAVSRFYAVERRLLSQENKVNAIRYREIIEGHLANGYAIEVPYDQLQLPFGKVWYLPHHFVVTNPNKPNKIRVVFYCSAKFNNVCLNDFLLRGPVLLSNLTGVLLRSRQYLVAVSADIESMYHRVGVTPKDQSALRFVWRTPGSDEPLPTLQMTTQVFGAISSSFWVLQHAVNSNSQFPAVAKKLVDNFYADNLSDSFETEEEAILFSKQAVKSLASGGFRLTAFASSSRRLLASIPPSERSSHSI comes from the coding sequence ATGAGAGCAACTATAGAGGAAACTACACTACCAGACCTTTACAAAGTGCTAGCTTTGCGCGAGAACCTTACTGAAGACACTCAGAAGAGAATGGCGAATCTTTTCAACGGCTCTTACACTTATGCTCAAGCCTGGAGCGAGCTAAAGGACAAATATGGTGTGCCCGCATTGATTATTCAAGCCCACATCCAGCACTTGCAAATGGTGCAATCATTCCGTAACGGCGATTTCAAGTCCCTCGCCGACCTAGCCTCTCTCGTCCGGGATGCAGTATCTAGCGTAGCCGGAGACCCAAGTATGAACGAATTCACGCACTCAACGGTCGTCAACCAGCTCGCCACTAAGTTGCCTTTCAATTTGCAACAGGACTGGGGACGTTATGCTTACAATCTACGTCCAAAGGTCTCTTCCTTAGCCGACTTTGACCGCTGGATTGACGCCATTGTAGGAGCGGAAGAGTTGCGCGGCGCCAAACTCAACAATTACGTAACACCGAAGCAAAACCCGCCACCGCGCCCTGCACTACCTTTCCCGCCAACAATTCTAAAAAATTCCGTCGCGTTCAAGATTCCAAATTCCGTCGAAAGCCCATCCGAGAGACCCAATCGAGCAGACAACCAATGGCCTGCATGTCCAGCTTGCAGCGATAACCCTGGCCATCGTCTCGAAGCATGCGGCATATTCCGAAAAATGTTGCCGTCTCAGCGAGCAGCCCTTTGCGGAGAAAATAACCACTGTTTCAAGTGCTTGCTTCCCGGACACTATGGGCGATCCTGCAGGAACACCGACGTGGCGTGTAATGCCTGCCCCGGCAAGCACCACTCTCTCATTCATGGAGCCGAACGCGTTTTTCCTGGAAAGCCTCAGCCAAAAGGTAAAGCAACTCTCCAGATTTTATTAGTTCACGCACCAAAAACGTCGCCGAAACCCGTCCTACTCGCCATAACCACAATAGTCGTTTATAGTGACAAAGAAACCATCCTTACATTCGGCGTTCTTGATCCTGGTAGTGAAGCCACTCTTATAAAATCAAGTCTTGCACAAAGGCTTCGCCTCAAAGGAGCTAATCAGAAAATACGATTTGGGTCATTCCATAACGCCGTTCTACTCGACTCTGCCGATAAAGCCAGGACATTTCAAGTAACCGATGCCTTCACCGTCCCAGATATCCAGCTGTCACCACGTAATATCAACTGGCatacagaaaaatttgaatggccCCACCTCTCCGACTTAAATTTGCCTCCTATCGACTCATCTAAAGTAGAATTGCTTATCGGAATTGATATAGTAGACGCGCACGAAATTTTAGACTCTCGAATATCCAGCCACAACGAACCACGCCCTAATTTAACAGTATTTGGTTGGGCGGTAGTAGGAAAAATTCCACCCTCTCTGATCCGCGGACCGAGCGCAAAGCGAAGTGTAAACGTCAATGGAATATCCCCCACTTTGCAGCTAATCGACCTCGTACAAAAATTCTACAGCACAGAAACGTTCGGAGTAGACATTCAGGCGACAAAACCCAGCTCCCCCGAAGACGCTTTAGCAATCAGCATCCTAAAATCGTCAATCCTAAATATTCGTTGCGGATGGCAAGTCGATCTCTTGTTCAAATCACCAAACCCGAACATGCCAAACAACCGCGCACATGCAGTGTCGCGTTTTTACGCTGTCGAACGTCGCTTATTGTCCCAAGAAAACAAAGTCAACGCTATTCGTTATCGTGAAATCATTGAAGGTCATCTCGCAAATGGCTACGCCATCGAAGTCCCGTACGACCAGCTGCAACTCCCTTTCGGAAAGGTTTGGTATCTCCCACACCATTTCGTCGTCACTAATCCGaataaaccaaacaaaatccgTGTGGTTTTTTACTGTTCAGCTAAATTCAACAACGTCTGCCTTAACGACTTTCTCCTACGTGGCCCTGTCTTACTCTCCAACTTAACCGGCGTGCTGCTCCGATCGCGGCAGTATTTAGTCGCTGTATCTGCAGATATAGAAAGCATGTATCACCGAGTCGGAGTCACCCCCAAAGACCAATCCGCATTACGCTTCGTATGGCGCACTCCAGGCAGTGACGAACCGCTCCCAACACTACAGATGACGACGCAAGTTTTTGGAGCCATCTCCTCGTCTTTTTGGGTCCTGCAGCACGCAGTAAACAGCAATTCGCAATTCCCAGCCGTAGCTAAAAAACTCGTCGACAATTTCTACGCAGACAATTTAAGCGACTCGTTCGAAACCGAAGAGGAAGCCATCCTCTTCTCAAAACAGGCCGTCAAGTCTCTCGCGTCCGGAGGCTTCCGTCTAACGGCGTTTGCTTCCTCATCCCGACGCCTTTTAGCCTCCATTCCACCTTCAGAACGATCGAGTCACTCAATTTAG